A portion of the Scleropages formosus chromosome 13, fSclFor1.1, whole genome shotgun sequence genome contains these proteins:
- the cnpy3 gene encoding protein canopy homolog 3: MCEARAARRAFDSQIIVFIVEMKFLVCINVLLLIAFSQGAQKGDNDEWVHLPNKCEVCKFLSIEMKSAFEETGKTKEVIDTKYRFLDSKGTSPIKYVKSDIRFIEVLETVCQRLTEYSLHKEREGSNRFAKGMSETFSTLHNLVHKGVKVVMDIPYELWNETSAEVADLKKQCDVMVEQYEDVIEDWYKDHQEDDLTTYLCEKHVLKGQDKGCLSEMWTGKKKEAAGIAEEKKKKKGKKSKGESSDWDDLKKKEKKGKKKKSKDSAKERRDEEGFTSHEDTEGKSTLGGEKTEL; the protein is encoded by the exons ATGTGTGAAGCGCGAGCTGCACGTCGCGCGTTTGACAGCcaaataattgtatttataGTCGAAATGAAGTTCCTGGTGTGTATAAATGTTCTTCTGCTAATTGCATTCAGTCAAGGTGCTCAAAAGGGCGACAACGACGAATGGGTGCATTtgccaaataaatgtgaag TGTGCAAGTTTCTGAGCATTGAGATGAAGTCTGCCTTTGAAGAGACAGGGAAGACCAAGGAAGTCATAGACACAAAGTATCGCTTTCTGGACTCGAAAGGGACATCGCCAATAAAATATGTCAAATC AGACATCCGGTTCATAGAGGTTCTTGAGACGGTGTGTCAGAGACTCACGGAATACAGCCTGCATAAGGAGCGGGAGGGAAGCAACCGCTTTGCCAAG GGTATGTCTGAGACCTTCTCCACACTGCACAACCTGGTCCACAAGGGTGTGAAGGTAGTGATGGACATTCCTTATGAGCTGTGGAACGAAACCTCCGCAGAGGTGGCCGACCTGAAGAAACAG TGTGATGTGATGGTGGAACAGTATGAGGATGTAATTGAAGACTGGTATAAGGATCATCAAGAAGATGATCTCACCACTTACCTGTGTGAGAAACATGTACTTAAGGGACAAGACAAAG GTTGTCTGTCAGAGATGTGGACTGGGAAAAAGAAGGAAGCTGCAGGCATTgctgaagaaaagaagaaaaagaagggcAAGAAGAGCAAAGGGGAGAGCAGTGACTGGGATGAcctgaagaagaaagagaagaaggggaagaaaaaaaagagcaaggaCTCTGCAAAGGAGAGAAGGGATGAGGAAGGCTTTACATCCCATGAGGACACTGAGGGAAAATCAACACTTGGAGGGGAGAAGACTGAGCTTTGA